Proteins encoded by one window of Pyrinomonadaceae bacterium:
- the rfbB gene encoding dTDP-glucose 4,6-dehydratase: MKKLFVTGGAGFIGSAFVRLVLAELPSCQIINFDALTYAGNLENLDGLDDSRQKFVKGDICDRAVVLTALKEDVDAIVNFAAESHVDRSIHSAHEFIKTNVAGTQVLLDAARERGVRRFVQVSTDEVMGSLPEDESAFFTEASPFEPNSPYAASKAAAEHLVRAANHTFGLDTVITRCGNNYGPRQFPEKFLPLMLANAFNDEPIPVYGDGLNVRDWIYVDDHCRAILQLLQRGRSGAIYNIGARNERRNLDVVNSVLDLLGKPRSLIQFVKDRPGHDRRYAIDPSLIESEVGWRPRETWDSGLRKTIKWYRDNTAWIERVRSGAYREYYERQYGLEAAAR, from the coding sequence TTGAAGAAGCTTTTTGTTACCGGAGGCGCCGGCTTCATTGGTTCGGCATTCGTGCGGCTGGTGCTTGCAGAGCTGCCGTCGTGCCAAATCATCAATTTCGACGCGCTAACCTACGCCGGAAATCTCGAGAACCTGGACGGCCTGGACGACTCAAGACAGAAGTTCGTTAAGGGAGACATCTGCGATCGCGCGGTCGTGCTCACGGCTCTCAAAGAGGACGTTGACGCGATCGTAAATTTCGCCGCAGAGTCGCACGTCGATCGCAGTATTCATTCAGCGCATGAGTTTATTAAGACCAATGTCGCCGGGACTCAGGTTTTGCTCGATGCTGCGCGCGAACGCGGAGTTAGACGCTTTGTGCAGGTGTCCACTGACGAAGTCATGGGCAGCTTGCCCGAAGACGAGAGCGCTTTTTTCACCGAAGCCTCGCCGTTTGAGCCGAACAGTCCCTACGCAGCTTCGAAAGCGGCCGCCGAACATCTGGTGCGCGCGGCGAATCACACATTTGGCCTGGACACCGTCATCACGCGATGCGGGAACAACTATGGCCCGCGGCAGTTTCCGGAGAAGTTCCTGCCGCTGATGCTGGCGAACGCTTTCAATGATGAACCGATTCCCGTTTACGGTGACGGTCTCAATGTGCGCGATTGGATTTACGTTGACGATCACTGCCGCGCAATTCTTCAGTTGCTACAGCGAGGTCGTTCCGGGGCGATCTACAACATTGGCGCGCGCAACGAAAGACGCAACCTCGACGTCGTGAACAGCGTTTTGGACTTGCTCGGCAAACCGCGTTCGCTGATTCAATTTGTGAAGGATCGTCCGGGGCATGATCGCCGCTACGCCATCGATCCTTCCTTGATCGAAAGTGAAGTGGGCTGGCGTCCGCGTGAGACATGGGATAGCGGCCTGCGCAAAACGATCAAGTGGTATCGCGATAACACGGCCTGGATTGAACGAGTGCGGAGCGGCGCGTACCGCGAGTATTACGAACGCCAGTATGGACTGGAGGCAGCCGCACGTTGA
- a CDS encoding UDP-glucuronic acid decarboxylase family protein: MRVLVTGGAGFLGSHLCDRLIRDGREVLCLDNFFTGRRENIMHLLDHHSFELVRHDVTEPILLEVDQIYNLACPASPVHYQYNPVKTVKTNVMGTINMLGLAKRVRARILQASTSEVYGDPEVHPQPESYWGNVNPIGIRSCYDEGKRLAETLMMDYHRQNHVDTRIVRIFNTYGPRMLENDGRVVSNFIVQAMRGEELTIYGDGTQTRSFCYVDDLIEGIVRLMNVEQGSHSSIDVHDPVNIGNANEFTMRELADEVGRATGVAARVRYCPLPADDPQQRRPDLTRAKELLEWSPNVQLAEGLKRTVSYFRESLIGKLDAPQMLRAEGA; encoded by the coding sequence ATGAGGGTCCTGGTCACGGGCGGTGCAGGTTTTCTCGGCTCGCATTTGTGCGATCGCCTTATTCGAGACGGTCGCGAAGTTCTGTGTCTGGATAATTTTTTCACCGGGCGTCGTGAAAATATTATGCACTTGCTCGATCATCATAGCTTCGAACTGGTGAGGCATGATGTGACTGAGCCAATCCTCCTGGAAGTGGATCAGATTTATAACCTCGCTTGCCCGGCTTCCCCGGTCCATTATCAATACAATCCGGTGAAGACCGTGAAGACGAATGTGATGGGCACCATAAACATGCTGGGTTTGGCTAAGCGAGTGCGCGCTCGAATCCTGCAAGCCTCAACGTCGGAGGTTTACGGAGATCCGGAAGTCCATCCGCAACCCGAAAGCTACTGGGGGAACGTGAACCCGATCGGGATTCGCAGTTGTTACGACGAAGGAAAGCGTCTGGCGGAAACGTTGATGATGGACTATCACCGCCAGAACCACGTCGACACCCGCATCGTGCGAATCTTCAACACCTATGGACCACGTATGTTGGAGAACGACGGTCGCGTCGTCTCGAATTTTATTGTGCAGGCGATGCGTGGCGAAGAACTGACCATTTATGGCGATGGCACGCAGACGCGCTCTTTCTGCTACGTCGATGACCTAATCGAAGGCATCGTCCGGCTAATGAATGTCGAACAAGGTTCGCACTCATCTATCGACGTTCACGATCCGGTAAATATCGGCAACGCCAACGAATTCACCATGCGTGAACTTGCGGACGAGGTGGGGCGCGCTACCGGAGTAGCAGCACGGGTGCGTTACTGCCCGCTGCCGGCTGACGATCCACAGCAACGGCGTCCGGACCTGACGCGCGCCAAAGAGTTGCTCGAGTGGTCGCCGAATGTGCAGTTGGCGGAAGGGTTGAAGCGCACCGTCTCGTACTTTCGCGAATCGCTGATAGGGAAGCTGGATGCGCCTCAGATGTTGCGCGCGGAAGGCGCCTAA
- the rfbD gene encoding dTDP-4-dehydrorhamnose reductase codes for MKVAITGAGGLLGRAVKTHCAAQADDAHAFDHKALDIADASAVKSRLGDLKPDVVFNCAAWTDVDGCESDPDRAVSANALGPELLAATCREIDALLITISTDYVFDGSKDGFYTQRDQANPISVYGRSKLEGERRAQTAYARTIVVRSGYIFGAGGTNFLSTVLDRARRKEPLKAISDMTGTPTYAPDLAVRLRELAALDLPGTYHVVNAGDGTSFATFARTALELGGIDPALLQSSTLAELKRPAPRPRNSRLRCLLSEAIGLKPLRGWEAALEDFVTSQPVTDEPPTAAATPAS; via the coding sequence TTGAAGGTCGCGATTACGGGTGCTGGAGGACTTTTGGGCCGCGCGGTCAAGACTCATTGCGCCGCACAAGCCGACGACGCGCACGCCTTCGATCACAAAGCGCTGGACATCGCCGACGCCTCGGCGGTGAAAAGCCGGCTGGGAGACCTCAAGCCTGACGTTGTCTTCAACTGCGCCGCCTGGACCGACGTGGATGGATGCGAGTCCGATCCCGACCGGGCTGTGAGCGCGAACGCGCTCGGGCCTGAACTCCTCGCTGCGACCTGCCGCGAGATTGACGCGCTGCTGATCACCATTTCAACTGACTACGTTTTTGATGGCAGCAAGGACGGCTTTTACACGCAACGCGATCAAGCCAATCCGATCAGCGTGTACGGGCGCTCCAAGCTCGAAGGTGAACGTCGCGCGCAAACTGCTTACGCGCGAACGATCGTCGTGCGCAGCGGATATATTTTCGGTGCTGGCGGAACTAACTTTCTCAGCACGGTTTTAGATCGCGCTCGCCGGAAAGAACCTTTGAAAGCGATTTCGGACATGACCGGCACCCCGACTTACGCACCTGACCTCGCCGTCAGGCTTCGCGAACTCGCCGCACTCGACTTGCCCGGCACTTATCACGTCGTGAACGCGGGTGACGGGACCAGCTTTGCCACGTTCGCGCGCACGGCACTCGAACTGGGCGGGATCGATCCTGCTCTGTTGCAATCCAGCACGCTGGCGGAACTAAAAAGGCCGGCCCCAAGGCCCCGTAACTCACGACTGAGATGCTTGCTCTCGGAAGCCATTGGGCTGAAGCCGCTGCGGGGCTGGGAAGCAGCCTTGGAAGACTTTGTTACATCTCAACCGGTTACCGACGAACCACCGACGGCCGCCGCCACACCGGCAAGTTAA
- a CDS encoding acyltransferase — translation MPGQFCVIAPDVKFGRDVKIHHFVNLYGCEIGDGSSIGSFVEIQKGARVGRNCKVSSHSFICEGVTVEDEVFIGHGVVFINDRYPRATTESGALQTDRDWKVVPTIVRAKASVGSHATILCGVTIGQGAIVGAGAVVTKDVPAGATVAGNPARVIAN, via the coding sequence ATGCCGGGACAGTTCTGCGTAATCGCGCCTGACGTAAAGTTCGGCCGCGACGTCAAAATCCATCACTTCGTTAATCTCTATGGCTGCGAGATCGGCGATGGCTCGAGCATCGGCTCGTTCGTCGAGATTCAGAAGGGTGCGCGCGTAGGCCGCAACTGCAAGGTTTCCTCGCACAGCTTTATCTGTGAAGGCGTCACGGTCGAGGACGAAGTCTTCATCGGCCATGGCGTCGTTTTCATCAACGACAGATACCCGCGCGCGACCACTGAAAGCGGCGCCCTGCAAACTGACCGTGATTGGAAAGTAGTTCCGACGATCGTGCGCGCCAAAGCCAGCGTCGGCAGCCACGCCACCATCTTGTGCGGAGTCACAATTGGCCAGGGCGCGATCGTCGGCGCCGGGGCTGTCGTTACCAAAGACGTTCCCGCGGGCGCAACCGTGGCCGGGAATCCCGCAAGAGTAATTGCGAATTGA
- a CDS encoding polysaccharide biosynthesis tyrosine autokinase, which translates to MTQDERLLPVRPGRDADTSLAEIAHGRGYGKYSRYGNQIAETNVREYLHIVLKRKWLILSLVLVITSLVTIQAYREPSIYQGSSTIRIEAKQGSILQTGGGLVINPTDPNFWGTQLRLLQSPVLARQVVLTLDLPNNPDFLGGQANGGVFSSLNRLLGRERTKPGKAQGQNTDADPVGENEMQLRQLTAEQLAALEPYEDAIVAGQVITPIEKTNLVVINYTHTNPQLAKQIADTLAEVFVHNNLERQELGMSKAELALAQQIATFQEKVKTERDQRFNFAKSNNLPLGPTSIDLEKERERGYSQQLLDAENRRRNLEAAYNAAKTADDPFTNPAVQQDEYIRKLRDKLSDLKEKREALLQIYTPEWPEVRKIDAQIKSTEADLKKAPVQVLASMKRNFEAAQAQERSLIRAYEGQHGKTTTRTKAEIDLAAMTQQLATDEQYLNTLLQKQRELNATSGDGGTNVSIAQMSRVPQAPVGPARLRTIIIAFLLSLMAGVGLAFLLDFLDDTVKSLDDIDRYVHLPALALIPAARSEKGRLTAAEAAAQSPNASTALAMVNDVRSPMAEAYRHLRTSLLLSSAGTPPKTILVTSSQPSEGKTTTAVNTAFMLAQTGAQVLIIDCDLRRPRLHANFNLSNARGLTNFLSGECPIDDVLQSYEGIANLKLLTSGPVPPNPAELLGSEEMRKLLSSLTERFAHVIVDSPPAISFTDASILSTFVDGVILVVHGGRSSRAVVRRAKQQLLDVGANIFGVVLNNVKADSHEYYGAGYSAYYQSEYYTSEDEGDESAAASAR; encoded by the coding sequence ATGACCCAAGACGAACGCCTGCTCCCGGTACGGCCGGGGCGTGACGCAGACACCTCACTCGCGGAGATTGCCCACGGCCGCGGGTATGGAAAATATAGCCGCTACGGCAATCAGATTGCTGAGACAAACGTCCGCGAATATCTTCACATCGTCCTCAAGCGGAAATGGCTGATCTTGAGTTTGGTGCTGGTAATCACTTCGCTGGTGACCATCCAGGCGTATCGCGAACCCTCAATCTATCAGGGAAGCAGTACGATTCGGATTGAGGCAAAGCAGGGGAGTATTCTGCAAACTGGTGGCGGACTCGTCATTAACCCAACCGATCCCAACTTCTGGGGCACACAACTGAGGCTGTTGCAGAGTCCCGTGCTCGCACGCCAGGTAGTACTGACGCTTGACCTGCCAAACAACCCGGATTTTCTGGGTGGCCAGGCGAACGGCGGAGTGTTCTCTTCCCTCAACCGGCTGCTCGGACGCGAACGAACCAAGCCCGGAAAGGCCCAGGGTCAAAACACGGACGCTGATCCCGTGGGCGAGAACGAAATGCAGCTACGGCAACTGACCGCAGAGCAACTCGCGGCGCTGGAACCGTACGAAGACGCAATCGTCGCCGGCCAGGTAATCACGCCGATCGAGAAGACTAATCTCGTCGTCATTAATTACACGCATACGAATCCTCAGCTGGCCAAACAAATCGCCGACACGCTCGCCGAGGTGTTTGTACACAACAATCTTGAGCGCCAGGAACTCGGCATGAGCAAAGCTGAGCTCGCGCTCGCCCAGCAGATCGCAACTTTTCAAGAGAAGGTGAAGACCGAGCGCGACCAACGTTTCAACTTCGCGAAGAGCAACAATCTTCCGCTCGGGCCGACGTCAATAGATTTGGAGAAGGAGCGCGAGCGAGGTTACAGCCAGCAATTGCTGGATGCAGAAAACCGGCGCCGTAATCTGGAGGCAGCCTACAACGCAGCGAAGACCGCCGACGATCCCTTCACGAATCCAGCTGTCCAGCAGGACGAATACATCCGAAAGCTTCGCGATAAATTGAGCGACCTGAAAGAAAAGCGCGAAGCGCTCCTTCAGATCTATACGCCTGAATGGCCGGAAGTGAGAAAGATTGACGCGCAGATCAAATCCACTGAAGCCGATCTGAAAAAAGCGCCGGTGCAGGTCCTGGCCTCGATGAAAAGGAATTTTGAAGCCGCGCAGGCCCAGGAAAGGAGCTTAATCAGAGCTTATGAGGGCCAGCACGGCAAAACAACCACGCGAACCAAGGCCGAGATCGACCTGGCGGCGATGACGCAACAGTTGGCCACTGACGAGCAGTATCTGAATACACTGCTGCAAAAGCAGCGTGAGCTGAATGCGACATCGGGCGACGGCGGCACGAACGTCTCGATCGCACAGATGAGTCGCGTGCCCCAGGCGCCAGTCGGCCCGGCGCGCCTGCGCACCATCATTATCGCTTTTCTACTTTCGCTGATGGCCGGCGTGGGCCTGGCATTCCTCCTCGACTTCCTCGATGACACGGTGAAGTCGTTGGACGACATCGACCGTTACGTTCACTTGCCTGCGCTGGCGCTCATCCCGGCGGCGCGCAGTGAAAAAGGACGATTGACTGCGGCTGAAGCAGCCGCGCAGTCTCCAAATGCTTCGACCGCTTTGGCGATGGTTAATGATGTCCGCTCGCCGATGGCCGAAGCGTACCGGCACTTGCGCACGTCGCTGTTGCTGTCCTCCGCCGGCACTCCGCCCAAGACAATTCTCGTAACGTCGAGTCAGCCGTCGGAAGGTAAGACGACGACCGCGGTGAATACTGCGTTCATGCTGGCCCAGACGGGCGCCCAGGTTTTGATTATCGACTGTGATTTGCGCCGGCCACGGCTGCACGCGAATTTCAACCTGTCGAATGCCCGCGGGCTCACTAATTTTCTTTCCGGCGAATGTCCAATTGATGACGTTCTGCAAAGCTATGAGGGCATTGCGAACTTAAAGCTGTTAACTTCCGGCCCAGTCCCGCCGAATCCGGCTGAACTTCTGGGCTCGGAAGAAATGCGCAAGTTGCTGAGCAGCCTGACGGAAAGATTCGCGCACGTCATCGTCGATTCGCCGCCGGCGATTTCATTTACCGATGCGTCAATTCTTTCGACTTTTGTTGATGGCGTGATTCTGGTCGTGCATGGCGGACGCAGTTCGCGTGCGGTCGTGCGGCGCGCCAAGCAACAGTTGCTGGACGTGGGCGCGAATATCTTCGGTGTCGTGCTGAACAACGTGAAGGCAGACTCGCATGAGTACTACGGCGCGGGGTATTCGGCCTATTATCAAAGCGAGTACTACACCTCTGAAGACGAGGGTGACGAGAGCGCGGCTGCTTCCGCCCGCTGA
- a CDS encoding PxKF domain-containing protein, producing the protein MKIEAGRQPAPRPNFALLIGTFLLAVTAFALPLYSVGSASVSRATEGLRKVTGTEASVVAGRRANLPLPAPTTSPEIIQTYDAECANPKTTFVLGEVVCAKVSFVTENNRFVNWLQPPGSTVAFSSPTIPDNQTHNYLYTPTVTGGWKATIADPSDSSIIPTEFEVIDAGVTLATYASNCTTAKSSFNLGEGVCIKVSGLSGDEFPLRRVQLSTPDGFAVERLDVTDNSVQLSYTLPAGLTQSIGGVTVNNIGTWAVSLIDPDANIVKRLAISVSKSNLLADRFADLQVVKSFLPEINPPTAGSDITFQVIIFNAGPNPATNPTLADLTLANTTFRSFTRNTVLASNELPNQEFLFGGYNSFMSSGFNKSMRNLDTIEGAFDRSYSPIAFEDTPLTFNCVSPSEGAAGTTNCSASGELAPGETATFTVVYRINTNVPNGFELSDQDSVNVGSDTGDQFPSSNTHPAESATTVVTSNPNPPACTLTCPDNITVGTNAVDGGNNPGATVSFAPEAFGTCGSGMTSAPASGTFFPVGTTPVTTTTGSGASCNFNVTVVNTPQPTISCAADQTAAAASGQSSASVSVTPPSFTGSGAILSSSRSDQGAIGDPYPVGTTEITWTATDQYGTMATCTQRVIVTSADAATISCPANKTYTATAGCERTLSSAEIGTPTVGGVGTTYEGVRSDHLALTDPFPAGQTAITWTATNSLGNASCVQIITINTTGGTDVTAPTLNIPADISLSTSECAVLLDDELGVATADDDCTNAVTISRTGLPQIACPIPGNPGRTCDSFYFPTGTTNITYTATDAAGNSTTLVQHVTIAESPATPPTITAPNDVTMDTLATDASCGTYIGDATLGSAVAADNCPGVTVTRSGVPAGNIFPVGPTTVTYTATDRTGQTATDTQVITVNDKTPPAISCPANITVYLPLNSTATSMPVTYPAATASDNCGGTTIGYSIASGSTFSVGETTVTATATDTHSNTASCTFTITVLYNFTGFFSPVNNPPTLNSVNAGRAIPLKFSLSGNKGLSIFASGYPLSQQIACDTSAPLSDVEGTVTSGGSTLTYSPDQYHYSWKTESSWAGTCRVLVVKLNDGSTHTALFKFK; encoded by the coding sequence ATGAAAATCGAAGCTGGCCGCCAGCCTGCCCCGCGCCCTAATTTTGCGCTTTTGATCGGCACTTTCCTTCTCGCCGTTACGGCTTTCGCTCTACCCCTGTATTCCGTCGGGTCAGCCTCAGTAAGTCGAGCGACGGAAGGACTCAGGAAAGTAACCGGCACCGAAGCATCTGTAGTTGCGGGACGAAGGGCTAATTTGCCCTTACCGGCTCCGACGACGTCGCCGGAAATAATTCAGACTTACGACGCGGAGTGCGCAAATCCCAAAACTACTTTCGTGTTGGGCGAAGTAGTGTGTGCCAAGGTTAGCTTTGTGACGGAGAACAACCGTTTTGTTAATTGGCTTCAGCCCCCGGGCTCTACCGTGGCGTTTAGCAGCCCGACTATTCCCGACAATCAGACCCATAATTATTTGTACACGCCTACGGTTACCGGTGGCTGGAAAGCTACGATCGCCGATCCCTCGGATAGCTCGATAATCCCGACCGAATTCGAAGTCATTGATGCCGGGGTTACTCTTGCGACCTACGCTTCGAACTGTACGACCGCGAAGAGTTCCTTCAATCTGGGCGAAGGAGTTTGTATTAAAGTGTCGGGCCTTTCGGGCGACGAATTTCCGCTGCGACGCGTTCAACTGTCAACACCGGATGGCTTTGCCGTCGAGCGTTTGGACGTTACTGATAACTCGGTGCAGCTCAGCTATACGCTGCCGGCGGGTCTAACCCAATCGATTGGTGGGGTAACGGTCAATAATATCGGGACCTGGGCGGTCTCGCTGATCGACCCGGACGCCAACATAGTTAAGCGATTGGCGATTTCCGTTAGTAAGAGCAACTTGCTGGCAGACCGGTTCGCAGATCTTCAGGTGGTGAAATCCTTCTTACCGGAAATTAATCCGCCAACCGCCGGAAGTGACATAACCTTCCAAGTCATTATTTTCAACGCAGGGCCGAACCCGGCAACGAATCCGACGCTGGCGGACTTAACGCTGGCCAATACCACTTTTAGATCTTTCACCAGAAACACGGTGCTTGCGTCCAACGAGTTGCCCAATCAGGAGTTCTTGTTTGGCGGATACAATTCGTTCATGAGTTCAGGATTCAATAAGTCCATGAGAAACCTGGACACGATCGAGGGAGCGTTCGACCGATCCTACTCGCCGATAGCCTTTGAGGACACTCCGCTGACGTTTAATTGCGTTTCTCCGTCAGAAGGAGCAGCGGGCACCACCAACTGCTCAGCGAGCGGTGAGTTGGCGCCGGGCGAGACGGCGACCTTCACGGTCGTCTACCGTATCAATACAAACGTTCCCAACGGATTTGAGCTTAGCGACCAGGACAGCGTCAACGTCGGAAGCGACACGGGCGATCAGTTCCCGTCAAGCAACACCCATCCCGCGGAAAGTGCGACGACAGTGGTAACGTCGAATCCGAATCCGCCGGCGTGCACGCTCACCTGCCCGGACAACATTACGGTTGGGACGAATGCGGTTGATGGTGGAAACAATCCAGGCGCGACTGTAAGTTTCGCGCCTGAGGCGTTCGGCACCTGCGGCAGTGGCATGACCTCTGCCCCGGCGTCCGGCACTTTCTTCCCAGTCGGCACAACTCCAGTAACAACTACCACGGGATCGGGCGCAAGCTGCAACTTTAACGTGACGGTTGTGAATACGCCGCAGCCAACAATTTCGTGTGCGGCGGATCAAACAGCGGCAGCGGCAAGCGGCCAGTCAAGCGCTTCGGTTTCCGTAACTCCGCCGTCGTTCACCGGCAGCGGGGCCATCCTGAGTAGTTCGCGCAGCGACCAGGGAGCCATCGGCGATCCATATCCGGTGGGCACCACAGAAATCACATGGACCGCAACCGATCAATACGGGACGATGGCGACCTGCACACAGCGCGTCATTGTTACCTCAGCAGACGCGGCGACGATCTCTTGTCCCGCCAACAAGACTTACACAGCTACCGCGGGTTGTGAGCGAACGCTCAGTTCGGCCGAGATTGGCACGCCGACCGTGGGTGGCGTGGGCACGACCTATGAGGGCGTGCGCAGTGATCATTTGGCGCTCACGGATCCATTCCCAGCCGGCCAGACAGCGATTACCTGGACGGCCACGAACTCGCTGGGCAATGCGTCCTGCGTCCAAATCATCACCATCAACACCACTGGTGGGACGGACGTGACTGCCCCCACCTTGAACATCCCGGCGGACATCAGTCTCTCGACATCTGAATGCGCCGTTCTGCTGGACGATGAATTGGGAGTCGCAACTGCTGACGACGACTGTACGAACGCGGTAACGATCTCGCGTACAGGTCTGCCGCAGATTGCTTGTCCTATCCCGGGCAATCCGGGTCGGACCTGCGACAGTTTCTACTTCCCGACCGGCACTACGAACATTACCTACACGGCGACGGACGCTGCGGGTAACTCAACCACGCTGGTTCAGCATGTCACTATCGCTGAGAGTCCGGCGACGCCGCCGACCATAACGGCGCCCAACGATGTGACCATGGACACGTTGGCTACGGATGCCTCATGTGGCACGTACATTGGTGACGCAACCCTGGGTTCCGCGGTCGCCGCGGACAATTGCCCAGGCGTCACCGTAACGCGTTCGGGTGTGCCCGCCGGAAATATTTTCCCGGTCGGACCCACAACCGTTACTTACACGGCGACGGATCGCACTGGCCAAACGGCGACTGATACCCAGGTGATTACCGTCAACGACAAGACGCCACCGGCAATTAGTTGCCCGGCTAATATCACCGTCTACCTGCCGCTTAACTCGACAGCGACCAGCATGCCGGTGACCTATCCAGCCGCGACAGCCAGTGACAACTGCGGCGGGACGACAATCGGTTACAGCATCGCGTCCGGCTCTACCTTCTCGGTAGGCGAGACGACGGTAACCGCCACCGCCACGGATACGCACAGCAATACGGCATCGTGCACGTTTACGATCACGGTGCTCTACAACTTCACCGGTTTCTTCAGTCCGGTGAACAATCCGCCGACGCTAAACAGCGTCAACGCGGGACGGGCCATACCGCTCAAGTTCAGCCTGAGTGGCAACAAGGGCCTGAGTATATTTGCTTCCGGATATCCGTTATCGCAGCAGATTGCCTGTGATACTTCGGCTCCGCTCTCTGACGTTGAGGGAACGGTAACCTCTGGCGGCAGCACGCTGACTTACAGCCCAGACCAGTATCACTACAGCTGGAAGACTGAAAGTTCGTGGGCAGGAACGTGTCGTGTGTTGGTAGTCAAGCTGAATGACGGCAGTACTCACACGGCGCTCTTCAAATTCAAGTAG
- a CDS encoding DegT/DnrJ/EryC1/StrS family aminotransferase — translation MSKPFAPDTNQISVPYLDLKAQYQTIKPEIDAAIASVIENTNFILGPQVDTFEKTFAEYVGSAICVGVNSGTAALQLALMACGIGPGDEVIVPSFTFFATAETVSVLGAVPVFVDVDPASYTITAAEIEKAITPRTRAIIPVHLYGQAVDLDPIRALADKHNLHVIEDAAQAHGAEYKGRRVGGLGTAGCFSFYPSKNLGSYGEAGAVVTNDEDLARQLRLLRQHGQTSKYAHAIVGYNFRLEELQAAVLNVKLAHLDKWNNGRRARAARYNELLSDTELVLPREMEYSRHVYHVYAVQCDNRDELQNRLAAKGIQSGVHYPIPIHLQPAYASLGYKTGDLPVTERLCERVLSLPLFAELTDAQQQAVVDAIR, via the coding sequence ATGTCCAAACCATTCGCGCCTGACACAAATCAAATCTCGGTTCCTTATCTCGATCTCAAAGCTCAGTACCAAACGATCAAACCGGAAATCGACGCGGCCATCGCCAGCGTCATTGAAAACACGAATTTCATCCTGGGCCCACAGGTCGACACGTTCGAGAAAACGTTCGCTGAGTATGTCGGCAGCGCGATCTGCGTGGGAGTGAACAGCGGTACTGCCGCGCTGCAACTGGCGCTCATGGCGTGCGGTATCGGCCCGGGGGATGAAGTAATCGTTCCTTCGTTTACATTTTTCGCGACGGCCGAAACGGTTTCCGTCCTCGGCGCGGTCCCAGTCTTTGTTGACGTCGATCCGGCTTCCTACACGATCACCGCCGCCGAGATTGAAAAAGCAATCACGCCACGTACGCGCGCCATCATCCCCGTGCATCTTTACGGGCAGGCCGTCGATCTCGATCCAATCCGCGCGCTTGCGGATAAACATAACTTGCATGTCATCGAAGACGCGGCCCAGGCACATGGGGCGGAATACAAAGGCCGCCGTGTCGGCGGACTCGGCACCGCTGGCTGCTTCAGTTTTTATCCGAGCAAGAACCTCGGCTCGTACGGCGAAGCCGGAGCCGTCGTTACTAATGATGAAGATCTGGCGCGCCAACTGCGGCTGTTGCGCCAACACGGTCAGACCAGCAAATACGCGCATGCGATCGTTGGCTACAACTTTCGTCTGGAAGAGCTACAGGCCGCGGTCTTGAACGTGAAGCTGGCCCACCTGGACAAATGGAACAACGGGCGACGCGCGCGTGCCGCCCGGTATAACGAGCTTCTCAGCGACACCGAATTAGTATTGCCGCGCGAAATGGAATACTCGCGCCACGTCTATCATGTTTACGCTGTTCAGTGTGACAACCGCGACGAATTGCAGAATCGTCTGGCCGCCAAAGGCATTCAGAGCGGAGTCCATTACCCCATTCCAATCCACTTGCAACCGGCTTACGCATCCCTCGGCTACAAAACGGGCGACCTGCCTGTGACCGAGCGCCTGTGTGAACGCGTGCTATCACTACCGCTGTTCGCTGAGTTGACTGACGCACAGCAACAAGCGGTGGTGGACGCGATCCGATAA